In Arachis hypogaea cultivar Tifrunner chromosome 7, arahy.Tifrunner.gnm2.J5K5, whole genome shotgun sequence, the genomic window agtttgtgtgtttttctgtgatttcaggtattttctggctgaaattgagggacttgagcaaaaatctgattcagagactaaaaaggactgcagatgctgttggattctgacctcgctgcactcgaagtggattttctgaagttacagaagcccaattggcgcgctctcaacggcgttggaaagtagacatcctgggctttccagcaatgtatgatagtccatactttgcccaagatttgatggcccaaaccggcgttccaaatcagctcaagaatgcccggcgttaaacgccggaactggcacaagaatgggagttaaacgcccaaactggcataaaagctggcgtttaactccaagaagagtctctacacgaaaaatgcttcaatgctcagcccaagcacacaccaagtgggcccagaagtggatttttatgtcatttactcatctgtgtaaaccctaggctactagttctctataagtaggaccttttactattgtattatcatctttggacatctagttcttagatcagatcttgagatctttgaatcttttgatcattgggggctggcctcacggccatgtctagaccttgttcttatgtattttcaacggtggagtttctacataccatatattaaggtgtggagctctgctgtacctcgagtattaatgcaattactattgttcttctattcaattcagcttgttcttgttccaagatatcacttgttcttcaacttgatgaatgtgatgatccgtgacactcatcatcattctcacttatgaacgtgtgcctgacaaccacctccgttctaccttagattgagtggatatctcttggattctttaaccggaatcttcgttgtataagctagaattgatggcggcattcaagagaatccggaaggtctaaaccttgtctgtggtattttgagtaggattcaatgattgaatgactgtgacgagcttcaaactcctgaaggctgggcgttagtgacagacgcaaaaaaatcactggattctattccaacctgattgagaaccgacagatgattagccgtgccgtgacaaggtgcgttgaacattttcactgagaggatgggaggtagccactgacaacagtgaaaccctacatacagtttgccatggaaaggagtaagaaggattggatgaagacagtaggaaagcagagagacggaagggacaaagcatctccatacgcttgtttgaaattcttaccaatgaattacataagtatctctatctttatctttatgttttattcatcattcataaccatttgagtttgcctaactaagatttacaaggtgaccatagcttgcttcataccaacaatctctgtgggatcgacccttactcgcgtaaggtttattacttggacgacccagtacacttgctggttagttgtgcgaagttgtgtttatgccatggtattgagcaccaagtttttggattcattaccggggattatttgagttgtgaaaagtattgatcacaatttcgtgcaccagatatTCCTTGATTTGTTAGACGAGATCAAAATGTGGATGATGTGTTGCCTCGAATGAGAGTCAATCAGCATGGTGAGAGATACCAAGTTACTAGGATTGTCGAAGATGTACTTAATAGGGTTGGATTCAATGTGGGTTTTATGAATCAACCATATTTTTTTCTGCTTTTCCTGCTGATGTACAAGTGGCAGAGGTGCTTAGGGGAGTGAAAAATCTCAAAATAGTAACAAAGTTTGTGAAAAAAGTTGGTGAATCAACTACTAAGCATATTGCTCGATATATGGTTGAGTTAGGAAACTTAGCGAATGATGAAAATTTAAAAGATgaagttttttcttcttctttaacaaagaATGCATTCACTTGATTTTCTAATCTTAGGCCTAATTCAATTGGAACTTGGGCACAACTAGAGAGTGCTTTTTATGCTCAATTCTTTAGAGAAGAATTGAATGTGGCTATTACCGACTTGGTGGCTTTAAAACGTGAGGATAGGGAATCGATTGATGACTTCatgattcattttaaaaaatctttgaaATCAATGTTATATCTCTCTTCTTAAAAGTGAAGTAGTTAAAATAGCCATCATGGGCTTGGGTTTTTATATGCCTCAAAAATTGTTTAATGTTCATATTTCTGATTTGGCTTATTTAGCAGAGAGAGTACGTTAGATAGAGATTCTTtagaaaaagacaaagaaaattcaaaaacaaaaataggaTGAAAAGTAAAGTTTTTTCTCGAAAAGAGAATGTTTCATATGTTGAAATGGAATCCTCGAGTGAAGAATCCGATTTTGAGCTTCCCGAAGTTGATTTGGCTGAATTAAAGAAAGGACCACCTTATATATGCTCTTTTCTTAAGAAAATTTCAAATGTTGATAGATATAATGATAAAAAACATAAAAGTGAAAAGAAATAtagttttatttcaaaatctgatcAAATAtttgatgtgttgcttaaagataaataattaatttttttaggacAAAACACTACTTTCGACAAAAGATTTAAAGAGAAAACCCTATTATTGTAAGTTTCATAAAAAAAACTAGTCATTCGACGAATAATTGTGTCTGTTTTAGGGACTTAATTCAAGAGGAAATTATGGAAGGAAGATTGAAGTTTCATGATGGCAAAAAGGACACGAAGGTTGATTCCAATCCTTTCGATGCTGGCGCAAATTTTGGCCCTTTATAAGGGTCAATATGGTTGGTTTTTCTTATGAGTTCAATATTGCTTTGGAGGATTTTGAAACTAATATTCGAGCAATATACCCTGGTGTTGTTGAAGGATTGTTGGAGGTTTTTGATGCAACAAAAGTTAAAAGATCGATATGTATCTTTATGTCCTCGATATAATACTATGTTTGATGCTGCTGCTGCAACTATATTcgaaaaagaaagaatgaaaaaggaGTTAGCTCACAAAAAGGAGAAAGTTCGACAAAGACAACCTCCTTGAAGGCAAGAGGGACAAAGTTCTGGTGTCCCTCAAAGAAATTTTTCTCCTCCAATAAAAGTTGCCATGTGAATTATATTTATTTCTGtaaacatttattttttatttattttttaaaaaatattaaattattatatatacaaaaatatcctcatatataattataaaaaactaaaaaaatttaaatttgatgtaTTAACAATGTTAAACATTTTACACAGTTATGCAATCACAATCATtctcttggatgaccatttatgcggtcaatgtaaaaaataattatttttactaatatgacGTTATGTGATTGAAAGCAtgtataaaatagttttacattggtaatacatcaaaattcaattcaaaaataaatataccctaataattaattttgttaaatgactaaataatcttttttatttctgtgacaaaaatatctttttcaataacaatttaaattaaaataaaatcatttaaaaaaatcaaaattaattaattagaaatatTATCTGtgcttgctcttcttcttttctcatcatcaaaagtgctcaaaaaattatgaataaattccaATCCAAGCAAAAGGTCTCAAAATCCGTCATTGTCTCCCTCTCCCTGCTCGCCACGCCGTTCTTTGTTGCTTCCCTAACCCTGTCTCCATTGTATGCTCTCTTGCCTCGTGTTGTCCCGCCTTCACCACTTTGTCTCGCGCCTCTGTGTTGTCGTCGCCTACCTTGCACCGTTACCTCGTCTATGAGTGTTGTATTATCGCGCAATGCTTCCTGTTACGATTTGTGGGTGTTGTGTTAGAAGTTGCTAGTGTCGTCGTCACTGCTGCTTTTTTTTCCGCTATGGCGCCGCCAGTTTAGGTAAGCCACAAATCTCCTCTCTCCCCTCTCTGATAGTCCTCTCCTAgtttcattcaatactttaattcaATGTTCaaacttcaatctactgctataTTCCTCTATTTTATTCTAGATatgattataaatttataattctactggattgacttttatatataattaaaacatGATTCATTCTCGCATTACTTACTATATACTTAGTTAATGCATTAAATTCACAAACTGTCAAAGAAGCACTATTAAAAAAGAATGAACCACATCATCTTATCGTAATGATCAATTCACAAAGTGCTATTGAAAaattcaactttaatttttaaagttaCAAACCAGCTaaagatttataaatttatatataaaaaatagatgAGAGTATATCAATATAATAAATTACAGAGAGGCTTGTATATTAGAATAATATTGAATTAAACTTAGTTAAACGTTTGAAGCtatttagttaaatatttttctattctaTTTTGTTCTGAACTCCCTAAATTTCATAAAGATGTTTACTCATAGAGTAACGTAGGTTGTTCAATTAGAAACTAATTAACAACAaagtgaagaaaaaaatatatcagACGAAGATCaagaactaaaacaaaaaaaaatagaataggaACAAGCTGCTGATACATTCTCTGTTTTATCAGCGAATTAGTATTACGCACACTTTATTTGTACATTCatgtatattttgagatattaaaATCCATGagattgtaattaattttttttttattgggcATATATAtctttatattgttatatttgtATAGCTATATAGATAAAAATGATGCTCCtagttaataaatcaaataaatttttttaaacggGTTGTAttcttgttttaaaaaaaaattaaaaagactaaTAAGTTAGAGTTTTTTTTTCATAACTTTTGATTGACATTTTTTCATTGCaactgaaattaaaatttattatatattatcaatttaacaattaaaataaattatattataattttttttattgcagtaaaataatttttttctaaaattaaaaaattatctttctcTCTTCTCCACTCATTCTATCtctcttaattttttaattaatatgacataatttttaaaatttattaccaAAACACCACACTTTTCAAACTATTTATTcatatgttattatttttctatggtagtacctattattttttttagtaacaaAAGTGTGTATTTTGAAAGCGcttttaacaaaaaaaagtacTAACTCATAAAATATTCATCAGATGAAAGTAGAATACAaatctcatatttttttttcttatttgataaaatttttaataaaattaaatattaagattaatttattttaaaaagctTATAATTCCTTAATATTATTACCGTTAAAAATACTTggcataaattttttattttaccctcTTCTCTTATGCGAATCTAAATCactatattgttgttgttgtttgaatTGCAAAATTAAATGAATTAGGTTACTATAACATATCATACATCATATATCCCATTATTTTTGGTTCTGTTTGGCAAGGGTATGTTAAaaagaaaacaattttaaaaaattgatggaTATTGAcggaaaaaaaagaaagttagATCCCAAACTTATCAATAAATAGATAAAAGATGCACATATTTTGAAAGAGGGAAGCAGTGTAGCATTAGTTTATTGCTTGTAAATGTGTTTGAATAAAATCATCATAAACTATTATTCAATTTAGAGCAGCTGTCAAACAAGCCAACTAATTTGTTTAAATCTAGTCGATCTAAATTTGTGAGTTATAAAGAttgattcatttattttttatttatttacagatCACAATTTTCAAATTTGGACTATGTATAAAGTAAACAATTCGATGAATTATACAGACCGACTTTTTCTTAATGAATTTTGGATAAAACATTTAGTTTGGGAAAAAAAAACCATATTtgggataaaaaaaaaaatacttacaaACAGTTTTCGTGGATGGATTGGTCTTGGGTTGAATTAGGAAAAAATCGAAAGAAGTTctgaatttatttaaaaaaaaataaatattaaacaaaTTATCCTTTTAGTTCATTACTTATTGTGTTAAGTTCGTTTAACATTTCATTTTCACATCCAAACATATTTGACCTATTTTGAAAGCTTTATTATTCATATCTTTATGAAATATCTAACTTAATATTTGAGTAATCTGTGAAATGTGAATAACTATCGATATTATTAAATTTCAATCTCTTTTACATTTGTTTCTCACACAATTTTGTAAAGTTAAtcctattagtttttttttttttaacaaaaaaatcgaAGGTAGAAAAATCAAACATGGTTATATTCATTTCAATATGTAAAACTGAATCTCTCttttaaattagaaaactaaatattaaattgAGAGGGTGCCTCACTCTCACGCCTTCTTTAGCAGATAGGCATGGATTGGATTGGAACAGCATCAATGGTCCAATCTATCTAACCGCTATTCTAGGATTGGAACACCTACTGCTTGGTTACTAATTTGATACAATACAAGATTTCAATTTTTGTGTAGCCTTTTTTACTTGTTCATCATGGGCATATATGGTAAATTGTCCCCTTTTTTTAATCCATAAGAAGGCAACAATCCATCATAAAGAGACATCTAAAAAGGTTCGCAGACCAAACAAGCAGCAAACaggtaaacaaataaaagaataaaagaagcaTGTATAGCTCAAAAACACTCATGGATTATGAACAAAATGAATGAAATGTATGTAAACAATGGTCAATGGGAAgcatgtttgtttgtttttgcaAGCAAATGTACACAGAGCAGATACAGAGAGTCTAGTTTGGTGCATAAGCAGCAGGGTCTTGCATTCAAAAAAGGTTGCAGAGCTTGTGAATGTTCAAAAAACAGCTTCTTCATATCTCACATACATTGCAACAGCTCCTAGTTTCTCATCTAAACAATGCCTGTGTTTTGGAAAAGCCTGAAACACATGATCAATTACTGTGATCAGCTGCATGCATTCTCAATAATTTAAGCTATGATTTGGACATACCCTAGAAAATAGGCTCTGCTGACCACTCGATAATGCATGAACCAAAAGCTTCTGAAGGACAACACCCAAGCTATGTAGAGCACTCTTAGAATTCAATTTCCCACTCATTGCATATCTGCAATAATAGTAACATTATTATTTCTCCAACTTGAACCACCCAAGAATGAAGTCATTGGAATTGAATTGGTACTACTCTTTTCTAGTTATTGAACATAAAGCATATGAGACTAAATCCATATCAAATAAAACTGAATTGATACGAAGAACTTACTCTGGTGCATCGTAACCAAAGGTTCCAAGGGCACGGGCATCTTCATCCCCAGAGTTAACCGTAGTTTCTTTCAGTTCATCCAGCGGTGGCAGAGTTCGATCTTGAATCGGCTCAACTTTATCAGTTCTTGGAGAATCAGCATTATTTGATGATCCTATCGAAATCAAGAATATCATCACAATTTAGGAACTTAATTGAAACATGTCATCAATTAATGATTACCATCGAGAAGGAGTGGAAGGTGTTCATGGTGATGAGGACGATGTTCTTGAGCTTGTCCTTGGGCGATGGCGCCAAAGTGAGGTTCCTGGTGAGGAGGATCATTCTCCGGTAGAGCCGCCTCTCCGCCGTGACCATGGCCGTCCTGATTCAGAGCAGCCATCTCTTGATCTCCGCCTCCGTGTTCATTCCCAGGACGCACTTGAACTGTTTTCCATTTTTTCAGAAAGTAATATACCGACAAGTACCAGATCACAACACACACCAGGATCGCTACTGTTATCCCTAACGTCTTCAGTGATGACTCCGACATGATGATTCTTGTGCCTCAAGAAACTCAGAAATATTCAAGaattggagaagagagagagagagagagagagagagagagagagagagagagagatcagaATTATTGCAGGAACAGCTTATACACTACATTATTCTGATCACTAACTAATTATAAAATATCTGTAACTAACTTTCCCGCCAAGcttaacaaactaactaacttgCTGCCTCCTTACAAAGTTGCCTCTTAAGCTTCCACTAATCTTATTCTCACACCGGAAGGAATGGTGacgtataatatattttaaaattatttaattgatgggatagtaaaattaaattttataggttAGTTTTTTTAGTGATATATTTTCCACATATTAAAAAAAAGGGTAAGAAATATTtcgaacaaaaaatataaaatataatgaaGAGTACATTATTAGATAATATATGCCAAGAATAttctaaaataaatcaaaagaatGCACCAATCTTGGaatgaaattaaattatcatATTAGATCGTTAAGTCGTAAACTTGAATTCAGAACTTAAAATTAATCTACTTATCCAGTTTTTGTCTTTTGAACCAAAATACTTTACACTAATAATAATGTCAAAATTTTGACCCATGTATTTATTAGCAGTGGATTGATTAGCATGCTCGCTTGAACTTGGCTAGAACTAAGATATTTGATatactattaattaatattatattttagataatttttacaataaaataaaattaataaatatattatttaatatatagtaaaaaaattttgaataataataaatttaattttttatctttttaaactaaattaataattttatttaatatttttgcactaaaatatactATGAGTAAAATACCTTTAAAAATAGACAAAGACTGAATTAATAGTTTACTCGTGATAtttgtttttaataataaaattgatagTAAAATCTTTGACACTCATTCATCAAGAGACATctactaaaaaaatattcatatttttataaatcaTATTTTATAGATATATACTTTTAGTATCTACTAATAAACAAGTTTTTTTCGATCAAAATTGAGCCAATCAACTAATCAAGGGATCAATAATACATATTTTCAATATTcagttatatatatcttttactttctaataaaataaaacaactatattatatatatgaacaaAAAACAAATGAATATTTCTATaacaaaacatattaaaaatgataaaatatgaaaTGAACACGCGCGCgagcgcatatatatatatatatatatatatatatatatatatatattcgcttttataatcaaattttacaagtaatataatcaaatttgagaaataaataaaaactaataatatataatcaatataattttttttgagtaatttatcgataatatttaaaaatattaagtattaacttaaaagtatgatattaaattactaattaaattaaaggTATTGAATTATGAACTAAAAATATTGatgaatataaactaattaaaattgctgaaatttaaacttttttcataaattaataaaagatgAACATACATTGGAAGAAGGATACAGTATTGCAAGTTTATTGTTTGTAACTGTATTTGAATAAAAACACGACAAAATATTATTCATATCTCTATAACATATCTAACATAATCTAAGAATAACTAACGATACTATTAACCTAATTAAAAAAACGAAGAAGAGAAATGCAGGATAAGCaatgagaagaaataaaataagaataaggaagAGCCCGGGAAGGAATTTAATGAAGTCGAGATTGTggttcaaaagaaaagaaagaaaacgacTATGACATGTCACATTCGTTTTCAGGTGCATATTAGACTCTACGGCCACTGCTACCACCAAGAGGACAGCCGCAAAAACAAAAACCGCGGAAGCTGTAAACCAACCCCAGCGAAGATATAAGTCAAATTTAgttttattataaaaagataaagagCAGGTAATCTCTGCCAAGAAGGCAGagaacaaaaagaagaagaaagaaaaagtgtataaaataatgACAATGTTGGTGCAACTAAAATTGATGTTGTTATGCGACTGTTGGGAGTGTTTAGGGGTCCATAGCAAACCCATTAAAGCTCCCGAAGCGAAAAAAGTGTTCAACTTTATCATTCCCTTACAAGTTTTGGCAACTATAGAACTAAATGGAGAAGGAGAACTCATTTTTGCAAACCACATAACTAAATGCTCAACTCACTTGCTTTTAACCTTAGGATTTAGAACTATTCTCCTCCTCATCCGAGAATAATGCCGTGTAATAGATTGTAGTCATAACTAATTACTACGCTTTGTTTGGAACTACGACTTGGAAATAATAAAatgcttttaattattttataaaaaaattagtataatttatACGCACATCTATCATGTAGAGTTTGTATAGAGATCATAAAAAATATTCCACTTATAACTTATATTTGATATTCGTtcgatatatatttaattaattgtgtcttaatgaatttaaaaatatttttttaaatatatttaaatataattacgtATTAATATGTTCAATATTATTCATAACTAATATATTTGAATTAGTACGtacaaaaaattatctaaaatattttatataatttaaaaatatttaaaaaattaatttataatatcatatattattaaaatttatctaaACATTTCTTTACATTACGTCTTATGTTGTGTTGCATATCTCTCTGTCTATGTTAATATCCATGGATCcatcataaattttaattaacaaaatttgTTATTgtcttatttattttgttttatttgtaaAGATATGTTACAATTATGGAAAAGTacgaggagccaatggaatatttgtataatgtgtacaatagatATTTAGGTAGTATTacgatataatcattagtgttacctttttccattagctgaaacttttgggatgagtgttatcatgacatggtattagaactctagatccgaaaggtcaagagtttgatcattggtgaactccaaaatcagtttaagcttttaaaaaaatgtttattatccctagtactcgAATGGTTATTTTAGATAGtatgggtgatgttcattttgtaactcaataactcattgtacacattatacaaatagtCCATTGGCTCCCTAACAGAACtctacaattattattattattatcctcaTAGTATTTATATCCTCCATccttaaactatatatatatatatatatatatatatatatatatatatatatatgtgtgtgtgtgtgtgttcacACAACTTTTAATAATATAGCATATGCAATCTACATGTGTGGTATTAAaccttaaaataataataataataataataataataataattagtagCTTTTTTTGTACATAGTTATCAGAATCGAACTAGATCGACCGATTTGACCGAAAAACTAGTAAAACAGTGGTATGGTTCGGTTAGTAAGTTAAaccaaatatataattaaattagtcaACGGTGGTCAAATTCGTTAAAAGTCGACCCGTTTAAGTTTCAGACCGCATCAAACATGCGCGGGTCTACCATACACATGCGCGCCGCTAAACTACTGTAAGAGCTCCCGTCCACATCAATTTCAGACCGCATCAAACCCGCACAGGTCCACCATACACATCCGCTGTGGAAGGTTCAAAACATGGAGTGGTAAATATGCAGACCCTAGCCCTTGCCGCTATGCCATCAAGCTTCTTCATAAAATttatgacaaaaattaaatatataataatcatgaatgaatttttattttttatccttttaaacATGAATTGACATGAATACCAAACAAATAACAATACTTAATATACAAACatattgatatattgatattgattgtattatcttttgttttctctagttcatttaaattgagaaaatattttatactagtgattaatttattatctatttttcattataaattatatctaaaaattaatatttgattaatgattaatatatttttttgaaaatatgcatttaattttttatttttatttttatttttataattttatatttttatttaattatgaccgaaTCAATTGAATAAATCAGTGATCCACCGATTGAAGTAGTAACTCAGTGACTCAATCATATGAATTACTGATTCGGTTCTGATAATTATGCTCCTGTATGATTTAGTagcttgtaattttttatttgtaacgGTGACTTGTGCTTGTATATCTTTGGTTTTGTTTGTTGTATCTCTGCCAATTTGGCGTTTGAGaggttcaaataataataataataataataataataataataataataataaatagatgaaaaatttattgaattcaaagtttaaaattattttttaatcaaatgaactcaattagcatttaacatatttttgtctaataataaggattttaaatatagaaaatcatTTATTTCTTTTGGGTATTGTTTATATACCAATATCATTTGaaacaaatatataatttttctttgtttcattattttaaaaatattataaatcttTTTAACTATTTAAACTTgaatttaaaatcattaattaaGGTACCAAATTGAGATACTAGTTAC contains:
- the LOC112703979 gene encoding probable receptor-like protein kinase At2g47060 — translated: MIFLISIGSSNNADSPRTDKVEPIQDRTLPPLDELKETTVNSGDEDARALGTFGYDAPEYAMSGKLNSKSALHSLGVVLQKLLVHALSSGQQSLFSRAFPKHRHCLDEKLGAVAMYVRYEEAVF